Proteins encoded together in one Jaculus jaculus isolate mJacJac1 chromosome 7, mJacJac1.mat.Y.cur, whole genome shotgun sequence window:
- the Zc2hc1c gene encoding zinc finger C2HC domain-containing protein 1C isoform X1: MAGLQLAPHLPVGIMFPHNKTEAPGLHSTKQDPYEQGDSSQRSSAGHLRNTFQQKVLNSREVELDDVCAQPKWNTYPHSAEISQQAPGRNPQGQGKGLFYPSSPQSRYPKANDQDFIPFAKKRIGVDRAYPLKPMVHRKSRSMGEAGTDGDQNVYPRSPQPRELPDSNFGLRSWANSSVLAAMQVEKAMADLHRMERTQIQRLEAAGESLQREIRRKEILLREKLKKTEAGLRRIQREKEQAKENEDRGLQRMVLARRVKGSSSHGAYKPVFSLEFRSEQVLSEDQGDDDTWGQPQESSSPFQFSDYGMQRLKRERLMASNNKIRDRASGPLAEQFPQPSEEVGSALRVSNPSSSLFRTPSSLGSSCSSEAAELGKCHHCGRTFLLLRLERHSTVCGRMQRSKRKVFDSSRARAKGTELEQYLNWKGPATAKVEAPTKSTWRQKHESFIRTLRQARQTQQVIAKGGNPSDLPPTLPAENPDYVQCPHCSRHFAPKVAERHVPKCKTIKNRPPPPRKHDS, from the exons ATGGCTGGTCTCCAGTTGGCTCCACATCTGCCTGTGGGCATTATGTTCCCACATAATAAAACGGAAGCTCCAGGGCTCCACTCGACCAAGCAAGACCCTTATGAACAAGGTGACTCTTCCCAGCGGTCCTCAGCAGGGCACCTGAGGAACACTTTCCAGCAGAAGGTTTTGAACAGCAGAGAGGTGGAGCTGGATGATGTCTGCGCCCAGCCCAAATGGAACACCTATCCCCACAGTGCTGAAatcagccagcaagccccaggcagaaatccccagggtcaaggaaagggtttgttttatcCATCAAGCCCTCAATCTCGTTACCCCAAAGCAAATGACCAAGACTTCATTCCCTTTGCAAAGAAGCGAATTGGAGTGGATCGGGCATACCCACTGAAACCCATGGTCCATCGGAAGTCCCGTAGTATGGGTGAGGCAGGCACTGATGGGGACCAGAATGTCTACCCAAGATCCCCTCAGCCAAGAGAGTTACCAGACAGTAACTTCGGTTTGAGGAGCTGGGCGAATTCATCCGTTCTTGCAGCCATGCAGGTGGAGAAGGCCATGGCAGACCTCCATAGGATGGAGCGGACACAGATCCAAAGACTAGAAGCTGCAGGAGAGAGCTTACAGAGAGAGATCCGAAGAAAGGAGATTCTCCTGAGAGAAAAGCTGAAGAAGACAGAGGCGGGTCTTCGAAGGATCCAGAGGGAAAAGGAACAGGCCAAGGAAAACGAAGACAGAGGACTACAGAGAATGGTGCTCGCCAGGAGAGTTAAAGGTAGCAGCAGCCACGGTGCATACAAACCCGTCTTCTCCCTGGAATTCAGGTCTGAGCAGGTGCTCAGTGAAGACCAAGGAGATGATGACACTTGGGGACAGCCTCAAGAAAGTTCTAGTCCATTCCAGTTCTCTGATTATGGAATGCAGAGACTCAAAAGGGAAAGGCTAATGGCAAGCAATAACAAAATCCGAGACCGAGCCTCAGGGCCATTGGCAGAGCAGTTCCCTCAGCCTTCAGAAGAGGTGGGCAGTGCTTTACGGGTTTCTAACCCAAGTTCGAGCCTGTTCAGGACACCCAGCTCCTTGGGGTCCAGCTGCTCTTCAGAAGCAGCAGAGCTGGGCAAGTGCCACCACTGTGGACGCACTTTTCTcttgctcaggctggagagacactCCACCGTCTGCGGCCGGATGCAGAGGTCCAAGAGGAAAGTGTTTGACTCCTCCAGGGCCCGAGCCAAGGGCACAGAACTAGAGCAGTACTTGAACTGGAAAGGGCCAGCCACAGCCAAG GTGGAAGCTCCTACAAAGAGCACCTGGCGGCAGAAGCACGAGTCTTTCATCCGGACCCTCCGTCAGGCCCGGCAGACACAGCAGGTCATTGCCAAAGGCGGAAACCCCTCAGACTTGCCTCCCACTCTGCCTGCGGAAAACCCAGACTATGTTCAGTGCCCTCACTGTAGCCGCCACTTTGCTCCCAAGGTGGCTGAGCGACACGTTCCCAAATGTAAGACCATCAAGAACCGTCCTCCACCTCCTAGGAAGCATGACAGTTGA
- the Zc2hc1c gene encoding zinc finger C2HC domain-containing protein 1C isoform X2, whose product MAGLQLAPHLPVGIMFPHNKTEAPGLHSTKQDPYEQGDSSQRSSAGHLRNTFQQKVLNSREVELDDVCAQPKWNTYPHSAEISQQAPGRNPQGQGKGLFYPSSPQSRYPKANDQDFIPFAKKRIGVDRAYPLKPMVHRKSRSMGEAGTDGDQNVYPRSPQPRELPDSNFGLRSWANSSVLAAMQVEKAMADLHRMERTQIQRLEAAGESLQREIRRKEILLREKLKKTEAGLRRIQREKEQAKENEDRGLQRMVLARRVKGGSSYKEHLAAEARVFHPDPPSGPADTAGHCQRRKPLRLASHSACGKPRLCSVPSL is encoded by the exons ATGGCTGGTCTCCAGTTGGCTCCACATCTGCCTGTGGGCATTATGTTCCCACATAATAAAACGGAAGCTCCAGGGCTCCACTCGACCAAGCAAGACCCTTATGAACAAGGTGACTCTTCCCAGCGGTCCTCAGCAGGGCACCTGAGGAACACTTTCCAGCAGAAGGTTTTGAACAGCAGAGAGGTGGAGCTGGATGATGTCTGCGCCCAGCCCAAATGGAACACCTATCCCCACAGTGCTGAAatcagccagcaagccccaggcagaaatccccagggtcaaggaaagggtttgttttatcCATCAAGCCCTCAATCTCGTTACCCCAAAGCAAATGACCAAGACTTCATTCCCTTTGCAAAGAAGCGAATTGGAGTGGATCGGGCATACCCACTGAAACCCATGGTCCATCGGAAGTCCCGTAGTATGGGTGAGGCAGGCACTGATGGGGACCAGAATGTCTACCCAAGATCCCCTCAGCCAAGAGAGTTACCAGACAGTAACTTCGGTTTGAGGAGCTGGGCGAATTCATCCGTTCTTGCAGCCATGCAGGTGGAGAAGGCCATGGCAGACCTCCATAGGATGGAGCGGACACAGATCCAAAGACTAGAAGCTGCAGGAGAGAGCTTACAGAGAGAGATCCGAAGAAAGGAGATTCTCCTGAGAGAAAAGCTGAAGAAGACAGAGGCGGGTCTTCGAAGGATCCAGAGGGAAAAGGAACAGGCCAAGGAAAACGAAGACAGAGGACTACAGAGAATGGTGCTCGCCAGGAGAGTTAAAG GTGGAAGCTCCTACAAAGAGCACCTGGCGGCAGAAGCACGAGTCTTTCATCCGGACCCTCCGTCAGGCCCGGCAGACACAGCAGGTCATTGCCAAAGGCGGAAACCCCTCAGACTTGCCTCCCACTCTGCCTGCGGAAAACCCAGACTATGTTCAGTGCCCTCACTGTAG